One Leopardus geoffroyi isolate Oge1 chromosome B1, O.geoffroyi_Oge1_pat1.0, whole genome shotgun sequence DNA window includes the following coding sequences:
- the VDAC3 gene encoding voltage-dependent anion-selective channel protein 3 isoform X1, translated as MCNTPTYCDLGKAAKDVFNKGYGFGMVKIDLRTKSCSGVMEFSTSGHAYTDTGKASGNLETKYKVCNYGLTFTQKWNTDNTLGTEISLENKLAEGLKLTLDTIFVPNTGKKSGKLKASYKRECFSLGSNVDIDFSGPTIYGWAVLAFEGWLAGYQMSFDTAKSKLSQNNFALGYKAADFQLHTHVNDGTEFGGSIYQKVNEKIETSINLAWTAGSNNTRFGIAAKYKLDCRTSLSAKVNNASLIGLGYTQTLRPGVKLTLSALIDGKNFNAGGHKVGLGFELEA; from the exons ATGTGTAACACACCAACTTACTGTGACCTAGGAAAGGCCGCCAAGGATGTCTTCAACAAAGGATACG GATTTGGCATGGTCAAAATAGACCTGAGAACCAAGTCTTGTAGTGGAGTG ATG GAATTTTCTACTTCTGGTCATGCTTACACTGATACAGGAAAAGCATCAGGCAACCTAGAGACCAAATATAAGGTCTGTAACTATGGACTTACCTTCACTCAGAAATGGAACACAGATAACACTCTTGGAACAGAAATCTCTTTGGAGAATAAG ttggcTGAAGGGTTGAAACTGACTCTTGATACCATATTTGTACCGAACACAGG AAAGAAGAGTGGAAAGTTGAAGGCCTCCTATAAGCGGGAATGTTTCAGTCTCGGCAGCAATGTTGATATAGATTTTTCTGGACCAACCATCTATGGCTGGGCTGTGTTAGCCTTTGAAGGTTGGCTTGCTGGCTATCAGATGAGTTTCGACACAGCCAAATCCAAACTGTCACAGAATAATTTCGCTCTGGGTTACAAGGCCGCAGACTTCCAGCTGCACACTCATGT GAATGACGGCACTGAATTTGGAGGGTCTATCTACCAGAAGGTTAATGAGAAGATTGAAACATCAATAAACCTTGCTTGGACGGCTGGCAGTAACAATACCCGTTTTGGCATCGCTGCTAAATACAAGCTGGACTGTAGAACTTCTCTATCT GCTAAAGTAAATAATGCCAGCCTGATTGGACTGGGTTATACTCAGACTCTTCGACCAG GAGTCAAACTGACCCTATCAGCTTTAATCGACGGAAAGAACTTCAATGCAGGAGGTCACAAGGTTGGGTTGGGATTTGAGCTAGAAGCTTAA
- the VDAC3 gene encoding voltage-dependent anion-selective channel protein 3 isoform X2, which yields MCNTPTYCDLGKAAKDVFNKGYGFGMVKIDLRTKSCSGVEFSTSGHAYTDTGKASGNLETKYKVCNYGLTFTQKWNTDNTLGTEISLENKLAEGLKLTLDTIFVPNTGKKSGKLKASYKRECFSLGSNVDIDFSGPTIYGWAVLAFEGWLAGYQMSFDTAKSKLSQNNFALGYKAADFQLHTHVNDGTEFGGSIYQKVNEKIETSINLAWTAGSNNTRFGIAAKYKLDCRTSLSAKVNNASLIGLGYTQTLRPGVKLTLSALIDGKNFNAGGHKVGLGFELEA from the exons ATGTGTAACACACCAACTTACTGTGACCTAGGAAAGGCCGCCAAGGATGTCTTCAACAAAGGATACG GATTTGGCATGGTCAAAATAGACCTGAGAACCAAGTCTTGTAGTGGAGTG GAATTTTCTACTTCTGGTCATGCTTACACTGATACAGGAAAAGCATCAGGCAACCTAGAGACCAAATATAAGGTCTGTAACTATGGACTTACCTTCACTCAGAAATGGAACACAGATAACACTCTTGGAACAGAAATCTCTTTGGAGAATAAG ttggcTGAAGGGTTGAAACTGACTCTTGATACCATATTTGTACCGAACACAGG AAAGAAGAGTGGAAAGTTGAAGGCCTCCTATAAGCGGGAATGTTTCAGTCTCGGCAGCAATGTTGATATAGATTTTTCTGGACCAACCATCTATGGCTGGGCTGTGTTAGCCTTTGAAGGTTGGCTTGCTGGCTATCAGATGAGTTTCGACACAGCCAAATCCAAACTGTCACAGAATAATTTCGCTCTGGGTTACAAGGCCGCAGACTTCCAGCTGCACACTCATGT GAATGACGGCACTGAATTTGGAGGGTCTATCTACCAGAAGGTTAATGAGAAGATTGAAACATCAATAAACCTTGCTTGGACGGCTGGCAGTAACAATACCCGTTTTGGCATCGCTGCTAAATACAAGCTGGACTGTAGAACTTCTCTATCT GCTAAAGTAAATAATGCCAGCCTGATTGGACTGGGTTATACTCAGACTCTTCGACCAG GAGTCAAACTGACCCTATCAGCTTTAATCGACGGAAAGAACTTCAATGCAGGAGGTCACAAGGTTGGGTTGGGATTTGAGCTAGAAGCTTAA